AAGCCCTCCGAGTATTCCCGGCTCCTCGGCCTGCAGAGAGAACAGCCCTCGGCGGGCAGAGGCGGGCTGGGCTGGGcggggatggggtgggatacGCTGGGGTAGGTTGGAGTGGGATGAGGTGTAGGAGGGGTTCTTCCCCATCGGCAGCGGGGCACGGAGGGCAGGGGGCTCTCTCCCCAGCCCGCGCCTCCAACCCCGGACGGTGATAGCAAACCGCAGCTCTAAGCAGGAAAAGTTAAAAAGCACGAAAATGGCAGAAGCCATCACCCCCACTGCTCCCCTTCTCAAATAGACGGAAAACCCCTAATGCCTCCGATGGGACGAGGAGGGGGGAGCTGCAGGCTACGCCGACCGAGAGTGCTGCTGCTTGCCCTCTTCCACCCCCCGGTCCCACTGACCTGGGCATGGCCTCGGCATCGCCCCATCCTCCGGGGAGATGCAGGAGAAAGGGTCCCCCggctccagctctgcttgcTTGTCCTCTTCGCCCTGCCGGCCGCGGGCCTAGGGCAGGGATAGAGAGGAGCagaaagaggagaaggaaagcCGACAGACAGCCTCGTCGAGGGGCACGGGCGGCTCTCCACCCGCCTCGGTGCCCGGTTCCATCAGGGTCAGTGAGGAGGGGAATCCCGTCGCCTGCCCTCGGCTCGGCGGGGCCCCACGCAAGGCCCGCGTGGGCTCAGCCCCGGCGGTCCTCGACGGCTCGAGGACAAGGCCGTGGGCACGGCCCGGTCCCGGCCCGTCCGTGTCCCCCGGCCGGCGGCGAAGAGAGCCGACCCGGGACCGGGCACGGCCGGCTTTTAACCGGGGCGGGTGGAAAAGCGGAGCGGGGCCGCAGCCGGGAGCTCCGCCGTGCAGCCGGCCCTCCGCCACCCCGCACGTCCCACGGACACGGCAAAAGTGAGCCCGAGCCCTGCAAGAGGGAGCGGAGGGCAGGGACCGGCGCCGGGAGCGCTCCCGGGAGCGGGGGCGCAGCGCCCGGCGCCGAGTGCCGATCGCTCCGGTCCGATCCTCGAGAGAGATCCCCGCTGGAAACAGCGTGGGAGCAGATCCTCTCGGGGAGAGGCAAGGAGCTGTCAGACAAATATCTTTCAAACACATCCCGGAGCCCTAAGACAATTTCAGGCAATTTTTCAGCGGGAACTTGTATCACCATTATTATGAGGTGGTTTTAATTTCTGGTTAAAAAGGGAGATGCAGGAGGCGAAGCACGACCGCAATTGCCAAagagaattaattatttttaaagggtagaaaaattaaaaatattttttttaaaaatcgaAAGTCTAAGGGTTTTGAACAAGGGATGAGTAGTTTAAAAATTGCTGCATCTATCGAAAGCAAAACCTAAATATGCCATCAAAATGGCACTATGTACATAGCGTATggtgtatgtatatatacatttatttattatatttttatgtgtatatatatgcaaACATCCATACAGTAAAATAAAGAATTACAGCCAGCCTGGATCCTGAACACAGTCTACACTTTATTTCAGACTACAGATTTCTGAACATAATAAAATCTTTGGCTTGTAGCGGCGGGTTCAGTCTCGCAGTCTGTGgatcagtattttttttttcctcgggaaaaaaaaaaagagagagagacagaaattcacacacacaaaaaaaaaataaaacaagatcAAACGACAGATGAGAAAAGTCCGACATTTACTGTAAAACAGGAGCAACGGacatggggggggggggggaaagaaaaaaaaggaaagcaaacaaaacaaacaaacgaacaaaagaaaggagaaacagagagaagggaggagagaaaCTGTCCAGCAAATAGAGATCGCTACACATATTTCTTAcctgaaattaaatatatacaaGGTCATATGCTGTTTGGCTATATAGAGATAATTTTTCTTAAGtgttcatatttattttttttttcttaatcgGAGTCCTTATACTATGGATAGACAATAGATCTGTTTTTAAATCGCACCTGTCCGCCTCCCGGCCGGCGGGCCGGCGCCGcggcgcagggctgggctggggccgCCCGCCTCATTCGCTCTCCTCTTTGTCCTGCACCGTGGTGGTGGAGTGGTTGTAGAGTCCCTGGGCCATGAGGTGCAGCGCCAGCCCGTTCTTAATGCCCGTCGCCTTCTTGATTTTGGCCCGTTTGTTCTGGAACCAGATCTTGATCTGGGACTCGTTGAGGCTGAgctcctgggccaggctctgccGCCGCTGCTCCGTGATGTACCGGTTCGCCTGGAACTCCGCCTTCAGCCGCTGCAGCTGCTCGGCCGTGAACGCCGTCCGCGGCCGCTTGTCCTCCTTCTCcgtcttcttcttcttcagctTCCTGGTGCGGGGGCCTGCGGGCAGGGCACACACACGccgctgggcagggcagggccgcGCCGCCGACCGACCGACCGACCGACCGCCCGACAGACCGACAGACCgaccgccgcccccgccccgccggccgaGGAAAAATGGCCGACGGGTGAATTTGTGCTGGTTCCGTGTGTCCCCCACCCAGGCCCCCGACCCCGGCACCGCCGCCCCGGCACGGCGGAGGGAAGGATGGGGAAGGAACGGGGAGGCCGGGGCCGAGCGCGCCCGTGCACCacccgccgccccggccccgccgagccGGCCCCGCGGGCGAGGGCAGCGGAGCCCCCTTGCCCCCCGCCCCGACACACGTCGGGGCGCCGTTCCGCCCGTCCTGCAGGGCCGAGCCGCTCTCCTGCATGGCCCGGGACCGGGGCCTGCCGGCCGGGCAGCAGCTCCGCCGGGCAGCGCGGGGACCGAAGGTCCCCGCTGCCAGGCACCGGGGAGCCGCCACCAGCAGCAGACTGGCAGAAGGCTGCCCTGGTCTCCTTTCGGGGGACAACGACCCTGTCCGCAAAGCCAGCCCAGTCCTGGGGGGTCTTTCTCCGCCGCCACCCCGGAGCCCCGCCGCCACCGTCCGAGTCGCCTGGGCTCTCCGGCGGCCGATCCCTGCCGGGGACCTACGGCCCCGCTTGCAGCTCCCTCCGCGAAGCCCAGCCACAAGCAGAGCCCCGCTGCTCCACATCCAGGCCGCAAAGGGGACAGCTGAAGTGCAACACAGCTCGCCGGGGAAGCCACCGGGTCCCGGGGCGTATCCTGAGGGCAGCGCCTAGCCGAGGAGGGGTACCCCCGGTCCTCTGCCCGCCGGCCTGGCCCGGCCACGGGGAAGAGGAGCGGGGAGGGAACCGTGAAGAATGGGATCTACGAAAATTCCCCGACAGCTGCCGGCCTCGGCGGGCGGTCCCAGGCCCGCAGCCCCCCGCCAGCAGCAGCCGGAGCCGAAGCCGGCGAGGCCTCCCTGCTGCCGAGTAGGCCGAAAGCTCCTCTCCCGGCGCAGCTTTTCCCCGGAACGGGGGGATTCCCCCCGGCTCGGCAGCGGCTGTCGGCGGGAAGAGAGACGAGGCCCGGTGGGGAGAGGGACGGGGCCCAGCGGGATACTCCCGGGCTGGACCGGCGGGGGGTGGAGGGCGCGGGGAGTGAATTGCTGAGTCCCGGCACCTTGCAGCGGGGTGCCGGCGCCTCCGACCGCCGCAGCCCGCTCGACCCCGGAGCTGAGAGAAGCAGTCGGGGCCGGCGGGCAGCTACGAGCACAACAAAGAGAGCGGCCGAGCCCAGCCAGCTCCCCTCGCCCTTCTCCCCTCCGGGTTGCAGCGAGCAGGGAGTGTCGGAGAGGAGGACATGCAGAAATGATCCTTTGCCCGAAgaaaggggaggaaaggaaatgaaGGCGCAAGTGCAGAACGCCGGGCGCTCGGTGGCCCTGGGAATCGGCAACACAACACCCGCGGCCGGGCCGGCCGGGAGCGAGGCCGTGCCGTCTGACAGCTCTATCACCCCATCAATCAGCCCAGTCAATCAAAGAGGCTTTTCTGAGTTTCAAGTCGCTGGACGTGTCAATAACGGGGGATGGAGACGGCTCGGCCGCACTGACGGCCGGCTCGGAGCACCAGGCCGGGCagcgcggcgcggggccggggccaggcagCGCCGCCTTCCCCGCGCACTGGAGCGGCCCCGGGCAGGCACAGGGGAGCCcaccccggccccgcgccgcgctGGCCGATCACCGGCTGCTGGCTGGAGGTGTCATGGGGGAACCCCATCTCCACGTCCTcggtttctttaaaaaaatggcaATAAAAGCCAAAAAGTAACGGTGATACATAAAGGGGTGCCTGAGGGCACCTGGGGAATGTAAAGACGTAGAAGGGGCGGCAAAACAGGGCCGGGAGGGCCGAGGCAGCGGCTCCCACGGAGACGACCTCGGGCAGAGGCATATCCCTGCCCCGGAGCTGGGCCCCGAACGGCAGCAGAGAGCACCGGCTCCGGCGGCAATGCGCGGCCTAAGGGCCTGCCTGGCTCGCTGCAGAGGCCCCGCTAAACAGCCCCTCCGCCACCTTCGAAAAAGCCCTTTTTCCTTCGCCTCCAAAAAACACTACCTCCTCCCCCCGCACCGCCAGCAGCCGCTCAACATGAGCCTCTGGTCTTCGCCCCCTcgctcctccagcagcacccagggaaaaaaaaaaataaaataaggggAGAAAAAGCCTCAGAACAAGGGAGCGGCCGACCCCGCTGCCTTTTTCTCGCAACGCTCTCACCCCGCCGCGCTGCGGAACACCCGGGGCTGCGGcaggcggggcgggcgggggcgcggGAAGGGGTCGCTCCCGCCGGCTCTCCGCATCGAACCGCTGCCGAATCGGGGCCCGGCGTCACATTCAAATTTGGGAGActcagaggaggaaggaggggtgGTGGCGGTGGGGGGGACGCGGTTCTTCTCGCCCCGGGTGACCCAGGCCGCCCTCCCCCCCACGCGAGGTCCTCAACAAGCCGGGAGCCGAAGCCAaggggggaagagggaaaggagaagggaggggggGGCGACCTTGTCACGATTTAACAGCTCCCAGATGCGCTGCGGTTCCTTACCCGAGGACGGTCTGTCTGAATACCTAGTGCAGTAGACCCAGGCAGGCCACACCAGCGGCTGTTGCGAGTCGGGCTTTATAACAGGTCCTCCATTATTAGAGCCCATGAGGAGGATGGCTGGGCTGCCGTGCTCCCCGTACTTCGCCGGGTGAGTCTCGCCCCCGTCGGCGGGGGGCTTGGCCGCCCCCgacgccgccgccgccgctgccgccgcggcgggactggctttggcggcggcggcgggcggcggcggcggcgcggagcCGTCGGGACGGCAGTTCGAGTCCGGGCAGAGAAGGGCGGGCGGGTTGGGCGGCCGGGCCAGCAGCGGGTTGACGTTTTCTCTACCTGAGCTCTGCCCCCGGTCTCCGTCCCGCTCCcggctgcctcctcctcctcctccgccgccGGCCGGCGCGGGCGGCTCCTTCTTGCAGCCGAAGTCCGGCCTCAGGATGTTGTCGATGAAAAAGTTGGTGGTGCGgtggggcggcggcggcgggggcggcggcggtggcggcgggtggcggcggcggggcagaggcagggggcAGGGCGCGGCGGGGGAGGCGGGcgcggggctgggggacactggCACGCTCTCGCCATCGCTGCCGCTGCTCGCCGGGCCGGGCGCCGCGTCTCGGTGGCCGTGCCCCTCCGGCGGCTCTTCCATGCTCAGTCCCCGCCACGGAGATCGCTGCCTCTTTTCCCCCCCACCCACCCACTTTACGCCCACCCCACTTTGACGGTGGGTGGCGGGGTggaaaagggggaggaaaaattaaaaaaaaaaaaaaaaaaaaaagaaaaaaaaagagaaaaaatattaaaatccaCTTGTTGGGCTGgagctgagattttttttctctctctcacgGATGGATCCAAAACCTGGGAGATACTGGAGGGCTTCTCTCCCCCTTCTCCCGATCAGCTTATATTTCCaccaccaaaagaaaaaaaaaaaaaaaaaaaaaaagaaaaaaaaaaaccaaaaaggtgTGCGGCTGCACCACggcccccccaaaaaacccgcCCCCCGAAAACCCGTCACGATCTGCCCATCtccctgccgccgccgccgcggcggctccgcgcTGCCCCGCTGTCACGCTCCGCTCTGCCCACGCCGCGGGCTGCCGGAGCCCGTCCCCGCCAGCCCGGTGCTGCGCCGCCCGCGCCCGCTtagtgttcttttttttttttctttttttttttccccttctctttttttttttttaaaaaaaaaaaaaaaaaaaaaaaagccaaatctCTGACAGCGCCGGTCCGTGCACCAAACTCTCCCTAAAAAATCCCTCAGCCACACTTTTTTCACTCGCACCGGAAGCACGTGAGGTGGCTCCGCACGTGGGGGCGGCCAAtggcgcggcgccgccgccgctgacACCCCGCGCCGCGCCCAATGGGCGCCCGCCGGGCCGCCGCCATAAATACCGCGTGGGGACCGGACGGGGCGGACGGCAccgggcgggacggggcgggcggcagcagcagcagcgccgccgccgccgcgacggggcggggcgggggcagcgCGCCGCGCCCACGCGCGTGAACCAGGACCCCCCCTCCTCCCCGGCCCCCTAGTAGCCCCGTAAACAACAACTTCCAGCCACGCCGTGTCCTCCACGGGTGGCGGGGATTTGGTCATCGGCCGCTTTGCTGTTGCCTCAGCGATAATAAACACCCCTTCTTCCAAATCTGTGCGCTTTaccccctctttttcttttttttgctttctattCTCCCGCGGCGGCGTTGGGCAGCGCGGGGAGATGTCAAGCCGGGTGGAGGCTCCCTGGAATCGAACCTTTTTGGTTTGGAGGaataaaaattacagtaataataataataataacaacaataaatAGCAATAAAGGCAGGAGGCACTGCCGGGACGAGCTGGTCTTAGGGCGGAAGCCTCTCTCTGGTTTGTTCCTTtactgggtttggggtttttttcggAATACGAAGCAGATCAGCTCCGACTCACAGCTGAACTCGTATAATGTTTCCTTGTCTGCTTTTTGatatttgcttgtttgtttggttggtttcgGTTTGttgccctttttttcccccctggtattcttgtttggttttcttttgtttttttttttttttttttttctgcccgGCAGGGAACGAGCACTTCGGGACATGTGTTGAGGCAGACAGGAAATTTAAGGATTTTAAGGGATGGGAAGAAAAAGCCACTTTTTCAGGATTGATGCAACTGTCCAAAATtgaatttacagaaaataaataagaatacTGTAGTCCCAGTTCTGGTTTTGCTGGACTGCTGGGGCCGCAGCCAAGCGCCACAGGGAGGGTGGCTCTGCCGCAGCCGGTGCCTGCTGCCCCGGCCCCAGGCGCTCACGGCCGCGGGAGCCGAGTCGCTGTGCTCACAACGCTCCGTGTGAGCGTTGGTGCTCACACGGAGGAGCATTGGAGATGGGGGTCCCACGACACCTGACTCTTTACACAGCGGAGGAGCTCCGGGCGGGCTGGGTGCCCGGAGCAGCGGCGCTTCCCGGCCGGCCGCAGGCACCTGCTCCGGCTGGAGCCGCTCTCCTGCCCGCGGCCgagccccggggctgcgggaacggCAATTCCGGGCGTTTTCTCATTCTGACGTAACAGAAACCCCCCACATgtaccccctccccaaaacGGCGGCCGGGTGGCGGTGGGTCTGGAGGGGCCGCGGAGCTCCGCGCAGCGCTCCGCGCCTctccgcggggccgggccgcgtCACGTGCCGCCGCCTATGTATCCTATATGTGCAAGGGTGAGGGCTCAAAATACACCTATAGCTTTCTCTGTGTGTCCGCATCTCGGCGGTTCCTTGCGGTGCCGGCAGCAGCGAGGCTCCTCCGCCTCGCTCCGCCGTGCTTCACCGGCTGGGTGCTCTTCCCTCCCCGGGAGCAGCCCCGGAACAGCGGCCCGGCCCATCGCTCCGCTTTCAGGAGGAGACCGGCACCGGGAATCGAAGGCGAGATCTCTGGGTGTCCGTCAGCTGCTCCCCGGGTGCCCGGGAGGCGTGTGTGTGCCCGCATCTCCGAGGCACGTTCGGTTATTTTCTGTACCGGAGAAACATTACCGAATTGTTACCTCCAGCCACACAATAATCCCCTAAAATAATAGCTGGCAGAACACAATCAGCCCTGGAATCAAGAGCTTCATCCGCAATTAAATGAATGTTAAACCCCCCCTGCATTCACAATATCATATCATTTACTCGCACCGAAATTGggtttatttatatttaagtTAGCAAAATTGAAATCTTTATCCCAAAAGCGAGCGTGGGTACTTAATTAAATTCTAATTAGGACACTATCAATATCCCATTTAGCCACGTAGCCTTTGTGAGCCGCGGTCCCTTTCATAGCTGTAAATGGGGGCTCGCTGCCTTATCTCTCCTGCAAGAGACGCCTTGAGAAGGGCTGCAAAAGATAATTTATAGGTTTTAATTACTCTTCATTCCGCCTGATCAGCTTGGCGTTCATCACAGGACGGCGAATAAAACCTGGTCAAAAGCACTGTCACTATTCCCTGGCAAGACGCTTAATCAAAGTAAGCAGGGCCATATTACACGCTGCGAGCTTCTTCACGTAATTTCCCAGCTGCTGATAAAGCTAGTTGAATAATGCTGCAGTCCTTCGGAGACACCATTTACAGAAATGACTTTATTGACGGCTTAACGTCGGTAATTCATTTTACCTTTCATGTATTGGGAGCCCGGATTTGTTACAGTAATAGGATGATAAATGTCCTGGCGGCCCTATAGCTTTTATTATTGAATACAATACACACACCCATCCTTAAATGTTCCAAAATTGGGTAacaaaagggagagagagagaaatcgAAGCCTTTAACTATTTAATTTGCCTTCCTGAGCACGCCCGGGGGGGGGGAAGTGTATCTACGTGcatgtgtgtgtgcgtgtgtgtgtgtacatgtgtgtaGGAGGGGGGATTATTTCATCTGGAGTCCTCCCTTCTTCTAGAAACTCTTCTGGATAGTAAAGGCTTCTCTATAAATTGAGTAGGTTTGTGTACGGAGGGGGTGGGGGATCGGCTGGATGAATGAGGAGGGGTTAAAGGAAAAGACGATGTATATTTCCAGGCTGGATATTTTTTCCATCGCGACCCTTCCTATCTAAATAGATAAATATTACTCCCCGGCTCGCAGGTGGTTACAGTAATCGGGGTAATAAGTCTACACACGGTGGCTTAAGGACGGAAGctttaaaaaatccctttttagGAAAAAGTTCGCTCCGTAACTTATGGGTGCCGCTGGGTTTCGGGGCGCCCGTCGGGTGGCCCGGTCCCGCGGAGCCCCGTTCACGCTGCCGTCGCGGGGGGGCCGGCTCGTCCAGAGGGGCCGGGGCACCGAGGGCTCCCCCGAAAGGGCTGCGGCCCCGGGGCCgtgctgccgctctcctgcccctcGGAAGTGCCGCGGTGCCGTCTGAGTCTCTTGCAGGTTGGTGTCCCCACCGGCTCTCGGCGCTGGGGCTTGGGTCAGCCTTCCCGGCTTGGGGCGGGAGAAGATCCAGTCCGGGAGGCGGAGTGCAGCCGAGGGGTGGCGGAGCCGgggagccgggccggggctcccggTGCCCGCCGTCGGGCTGTGCGGAGGGCGGCCGCGCTGCTCCCGCCGCACGATGCCAGCCCGCGGCGCTCGCAGTCTCTTCGGAAACCGGGCGGAATCATTTCTCCGATTTCGttgtatttgcttttattttgcttgtttttctgtttgtggttttttttttgtttggttttttttttttttttttttttttctcctcttctcttctcctccttttcttctttttgaggAAGGCCGCCAAAGGAGGGaagttttaaaattgaaaataaaaataaagtttaaattaGATAAAAAATcctttgcatttttgttttctcgTCGCCCTTATAGGAAGGAGGAAGTATAGAAACGTGGTTAATATACGCTGTGGTAATCCTATTTCTACGTCTAGATCAGATCTCATTGGGGCCTTTGCTGAAGGACATAAATGAGTTGTTCTAATACAATAGATTTCATCCTTCCTACAGGGACTGGCTGACCAGAGGTTTTGTTAAAAGTGAATACGAATAGATTTCTGCTACAAGTGCAGCATTATTATTATGAGCTGTAAGGTCAGACTATACATTCCGGGTCCCCAAAGCCTATAGACCCTGGGAAAGGCGCGGGATATACCACGTCATTGTACCTGACAGTCTCTTCAATAGACTAATTCAATTATCGCTTGGGGATTCAGTCTTCATTGAAAGCAATAATAGCGGTGTAATTCGTTGGTAAATAGGTACTGGAGGCAGCTCCGCTCGAAACTTTTTTCGGGGCACAGGTTTATGTCTCTGAGAGCCAAAATCTCTCCTGGAAGCAACGTGGGGAGTGGGGAGAGAGGAAGGGATGTTTTTTATGAAAAGGAGGGCCTGGCTGCGGGGAGACCAAGGCGCGGCCGGCCGGAGCTGCAGCCCCGCACCCCGGCCCGGGCGAgcagcgcggccgccccgctcccccgAGATGTTCCCGGGGAGCCGGGGATGTTGTGCCCTGGTGTCCTGGTGTAGAGTTATGAATCAATTACCATCCAGGACCACCCCCACCCCAGCAATGCAGCCCGGCTCTCAAGTCACGGGGAACTGTAGtaaagatttaattttatttacttcatTGTCTGTCCTCCCTTCCCAAGTGGGATGGAGGCGAAAACACCCAGCAGAAGtttctgaagggagaagagaaaacTATCTTTCTTATTCTTAATGATATtattggtttgtttcttttcctacaaggaaaaaaaaaaaaaggaaaaaagaaaataacgaaaagataagaaaaaagaggaaagaaaaagggcaaatgaaagtgaaaaggaaaaggaaaataaagaaaaattaatcaggaaaaggaaaaaaccaaataaaaattttacagaaaaggacaataaaaaagaaaagaaaaggaaagaaaagaaaagaaaagaaaagaaaagaaaagaaaagaaaagaaaagaaaagaaaagaaggagtCAAGAAACctgaaaaggtagaaaaaatAAGAAGGTGCATTAAAACCCGAGAAAAAATAGAGGGAAAGAATGAAGAGAAGAagcaagagagggaaaagggaaaggaaacaaaaggggGGAAAGATAAagtaagagggaaaataaagaaaataatagaagagaaaaaagcaagagaaaaggagaaaagacgaggaaatagaagagaaaagaagaaataataggaaagaaaggaaaaggaaataaaggaaaagaaaagaaaagaaaagaaaagaaaagaaaagaaaagaaaagaaaagaaaagaaaagaaaagaaaagagaaaaaaagaaaagaa
This is a stretch of genomic DNA from Anomalospiza imberbis isolate Cuckoo-Finch-1a 21T00152 chromosome 7, ASM3175350v1, whole genome shotgun sequence. It encodes these proteins:
- the EN1 gene encoding homeobox protein engrailed-1: MEEPPEGHGHRDAAPGPASSGSDGESVPVSPSPAPASPAAPCPLPLPRRRHPPPPPPPPPPPPHRTTNFFIDNILRPDFGCKKEPPAPAGGGGGGGGSRERDGDRGQSSGRENVNPLLARPPNPPALLCPDSNCRPDGSAPPPPPAAAAKASPAAAAAAAAASGAAKPPADGGETHPAKYGEHGSPAILLMGSNNGGPVIKPDSQQPLVWPAWVYCTRYSDRPSSGPRTRKLKKKKTEKEDKRPRTAFTAEQLQRLKAEFQANRYITEQRRQSLAQELSLNESQIKIWFQNKRAKIKKATGIKNGLALHLMAQGLYNHSTTTVQDKEESE